The region AAGGCGGGAACAAAACTGCCCGGTCCTGCGCTCTTCGCACAGGCCAGGCTACCGGCTTGTGCCATAAACGCGCAGGCCGCAGCGACATTTTCCAGCTTATCGCCCGGCAGTGCGCAGCAGGCGGCCACCACCGCAGAGAGTGCGCAGCCAGTACCCACCACGCGCGTCATCAGCACATCACCGCCGGCCACCATCAACACACGCGGGCCATCGGTGATGTAATCCACTTCGCCGCTTACCGCGACAATCGCCCCGCTTTGTCGCGCCAGCGCCTGCGCCGCAGGCAGTGCCGCGCTGGCGGTGTCGGTGGTATCCACGCCGCGCCCGCCGGCGCTCATACCGGCAAGCGCGAGGATTTCCGAAGCATTCCCCCGGATCGCCGCCGGGCGCAACGCCAGCAGTTGCTGGCAGAATTGTGTGCGTAGCGTGAGCGCGCCAACGGCAACGGCAACGGGATCGAGTGTCCAGGGTTTATGCGCGGCTTTCGCGCTCTCGACCGCCGCGCGCATCGCTGCGGCGCGTTCGCGCGTTAAGGTACCCACGTTGATTAACAGGGCATCGGCAATGGCGCTGAACTGCGGCGCTTCTTCGCTATCAATCACCATCGCGGGTGATGCGCCAAGCGCCAGTAGCACGTTAGCGGTAAAGGTTTGTACGACGTCATTGGTCATACAGTGCACAAGGGGAGAACGGCGGCGGAATTGCTGTAACGCATGTGCGAGTTGCACACGATCAAGCAGGTCAGGTTGCATGGTTTCGCTCCTGCCCGGCGTGAAGAAGGGATGCCGGGCAGGCATCTGACTTCCCTACGCTGGCATTATCCAGATCAGGTGGTACGGGTATTTCTCAGCCTTCACAAAGAAGGGCACCCCGAGTCATTTAAAACAAATTCAACTACTTGCGATTAATGCTCTCATTAATCCCTGTTCAGGATCATGCCAGCGGGGAAACAAAGACACAACCCCTTCAAAAACGGCATCTGCCTCTCATCACAACCCACGCGGGTACGCCCACATTACGACGACGGTTTCACCGGCTAATCGGCTTTTCAACAAGCAGGTGCAAGTCATGAGAATTTAATGATTTCATAGCGGTCATGAACACAACATCGATACCTTCAGGCAGCCTGACACGTTGATTTC is a window of Enterobacter sp. R4-368 DNA encoding:
- the thiM gene encoding hydroxyethylthiazole kinase — its product is MQPDLLDRVQLAHALQQFRRRSPLVHCMTNDVVQTFTANVLLALGASPAMVIDSEEAPQFSAIADALLINVGTLTRERAAAMRAAVESAKAAHKPWTLDPVAVAVGALTLRTQFCQQLLALRPAAIRGNASEILALAGMSAGGRGVDTTDTASAALPAAQALARQSGAIVAVSGEVDYITDGPRVLMVAGGDVLMTRVVGTGCALSAVVAACCALPGDKLENVAAACAFMAQAGSLACAKSAGPGSFVPAFLDALYMLGGNA